From Excalfactoria chinensis isolate bCotChi1 chromosome 4, bCotChi1.hap2, whole genome shotgun sequence, one genomic window encodes:
- the EGR4 gene encoding early growth response protein 4, producing the protein MLNVMDFSCSDPLYSKYEESCEMKAGDLQGLGQPEQQLLEEAEFLGGELLEYPPLGSQLSPSLSYTGSFFIKAVPEHPQDQESLFNLMSGILGISPFATSEGHQRHLDALYPCPEVAPNQMDLYPSCQPEMNGSMQTPFAEQSYSSFPSADTVHPLQPQPSLGTTSQCFFESKLLDTKQDIKLPSSSTALDKFKAPCAQWEPITPHQPFLPTGFHPTETFPVGESIQTMFHPLGSKMENALTISCQAEIGSLTEDPGCFPSTNLGFGCEPENFADTKIHNLPAQLMPEFDSSLAQPEVLPGLMGSTEILHPHPSPSVPPTDFLGHPVPSSVPSLLPTPPTLAEPKKKTRRTKCSSKCFCPKPHEKAFACPVENCVRSFARSDELNRHLRIHTGHKPFQCRICLRNFSRSDHLTTHIRTHTGEKPFSCDTCGRRFARSDEKKRHSKVHLKQKARTEEKLKGLGFFSVGLSFGTL; encoded by the exons ATGCTCAACGTGATGGATTTCTCCTGCTCGGACCCGTTGTATTCCAAATACGAGGAGAGCTGCGAGATGAAAGCCGGCGACCTGCAGGGTTTGGGGCAGCCTGAGCAGCAACTTCTGGAGGAGGCCGAATTCCTTGGAG GTGAGCTGCTGGAATACccccccctgggcagccagctGTCCCCCTCGCTCAGCTACACCGGCAGCTTCTTCATCAAGGCTGTGCCGGAGCACCCCCAGGACCAGGAGTCCCTCTTCAACCTGATGTCGGGGATCTTGGGCATCTCCCCCTTTGCCACCTCCGAGGGTCACCAAAGACACCTGGATGCACTCTATCCCTGTCCCGAGGTGGCGCCCAACCAGATGGACCTCTATCCCAGCTGCCAGCCCGAAATGAATGGCTCCATGCAAACCCCTTTCGCTGAACAGAGCTACAGCAGCTTCCCCTCTGCGGACACTGTGCACCCACTGCAGCCTCAGCCCTCCCTGGGAACCACCTCCCAGTGCTTCTTCGAGAGCAAGCTGCTGGACACCAAGCAGGATATCAAGCTGCCCTCCAGCTCCACAGCGCTGGATAAGTTCAAAGCCCCTTGTGCCCAGTGGGAGCCCATCACCCCACATCAACCCTTCCTGCCCACTGGCTTCCATCCCACTGAGACCTTCCCAGTGGGGGAGAGCATCCAGACCATGTTCCACCCATTGGGCTCCAAGATGGAAAACGCGCTGACCATCAGCTGCCAGGCAGAGATCGGAAGCCTCACGGAGGATCCTGGCTGTTTCCCCAGCACCAATTTGGGTTTTGGCTGCGAGCCGGAGAACTTTGCCGACACCAAAATCCATAACCTCCCTGCCCAGCTGATGCCGGAGTTTGACTCTTCCCTGGCACAACCCGAGGTCCTTCCAGGTCTGATGGGCTCCACCGAgatcctccatccccatccctcgCCCTCTGTGCCCCCCACGGACTTTTTAGGCCACCCCGTGCCATCCTCcgtcccctccctgctgcccaccccTCCTACCTTGGCCGAGCCCAAGAAGAAGACGCGCCGCACCAAGTGCTCTTCCAAATGCTTCTGCCCCAAACCCCACGAGAAAGCCTTCGCCTGCCCAGTGGAGAACTGCGTGCGGAGCTTCGCCCGCTCCGATGAGCTCAACCGGCACCTGCGGATCCACACGGGTCATAAACCCTTCCAGTGCCGCATCTGCCTGCGCAACTTCAGCCGCAGCGACCACCTCACCACCCACATCCGCACGCACACGGGAGAGAAACCCTTCTCCTGTGACACCTGCGGGCGGCGCTTCGCCCGGAGCGACGAAAAGAAGAGACACAGCAAAGTCCACCTGAAGCAGAAAGCGCGGACGGAGGAGAAGCTCAAAGGGTTGGGGTTCTTCTCGGTGGGTCTCTCCTTCGGCACGCTGTGA